In one Brassica oleracea var. oleracea cultivar TO1000 chromosome C9, BOL, whole genome shotgun sequence genomic region, the following are encoded:
- the LOC106314377 gene encoding uncharacterized protein At3g60930, chloroplastic-like, whose protein sequence is MVRDLLRRSGGTGVTYIIPSKWQRPWSPPIGYQCVYESYFGDHTELWFPTPQLITSYAFRQDIAICQLLNGSLRIAVILMVMAAEIDVSMSVRVFEELTFTKAKPHGIFSVKMRLSYNVLAGDPNKTKDWQRSYFYIKFDEHAFSEPPGDDYRVLWNKTVDRYFRHPNTIAYPEKFFESVREIAAHSHLRWPDLSREWIRRQEVRIARASTSSDGDRASKEGAPDLVDEGVGAEPPTSSPKKKKKKSRKSKRRVTEELPLEEIASLGETSEGLEAMKEKGGRKRPYEGATSSVDHGEAPVEEREGAAEDPVETNPSEGVPEDRPRKKKRSIEAEPHPSDVEAALVEVVTRDGFCPETPPEKRKVSTQGSDPVTSERSAPDPSARKGSRSEGSIVKRGRIKYLDRVEFSYDETTPLILNPLRYAELKCAELTRQIRGGTKEMPQLEDLYFKSEYIDAASSRARSDGSMNFLVEKYDSALKQTMIQLGSSEKLAHARLKAIERFEELEGKLKSAGAARKELTRENTRLEQATANLEKEKAELLKERDTAVEKLIRERQRLKDSRSLEVTRERERVKAAMIDKANHCFVRVRDHFTRLEALGKAKNLYSQASGTKKCLEMIRASGTEIPQEMIDVFAEQGKIYETEATKLCVGPLSDSDLTLSPLGLPSRFVEDRFRGSFDPYGSNVNLIRPETASQVPEGGDLGERPENEHLEEVPGKDNLEIGNTPVREEETENVGIEDPVLVSDSSSEGREDGEEEDERVKETSPSQPVEEDPTAAAATDPVGPSALGMPEEIGTQPAKGLCPALSCFD, encoded by the exons ATGGTGCGGGATTTGTTGAGGCGAAGTGGAGGCACCGGTGTTACATACATTATTCCTTCAAAGTGGCAACGTCCTTGGTCGCCTCCAATAGGCTACCAGTGTGTCTACGAATCTTATTTTGGGGACCATACAGAACTCTGGTTTCCGACTCCCCAACTGATCACGTCTTATGCGTTTCGTCAGGACATCGCAATCTGTCAGTTGCTCAATGGGTCGCTGCGCATTGCGGTTATTCTGATGGTGATGGCAGCGGAGATAGACGTCTCAATGAGCGTGAGAGTGTTCGAAGAGTTAACTTTCACGAAGGCGAAGCCGCATGGGATATTTTCAGTGAAGATGCGTTTGAGCTACAACGTCTTGGCTGGGGATCCTAACAAGACGAAAGACTGGCAGCGCTCATATTTTTATATCAAGTTCGACGAGCATGCCTTCTCGGAACCTCCTGGGGACGACTATCGCGTGCTATGGAACAAAACGGTCGATAGATATT TTCGCCATCCGAATACGATCGCATACCCGGAGAAATTCTTCGAGAGTGTCCGGGAAATCGCGGCTCACAGCCATCTCCGTTGGCCCGATCTTAGTCGAGAGTGGATAAGACGCCAAGAAGTTCGGATTGCCAGAG CGTCGACCAGCTCTGACGGTGACCGGGCTTCCAAGGAAGGAGCACCCGATTTAGTTGACGAGGGCGTTGGGGCGGAGCCTCCTACCTCGAGTCCCAAAAAGAAGAAGAAAAAGAGTAGGAAATCCAAGAGGAGAGTAACCGAAGAGCTTCCTCTTGAAGAGATCGCTTCTCTCGGTGAAACCTCTGAGGGTTTGGAGGCAATGAAGGAAAAAGGAGGAAGGAAGAGGCCTTACGAAGGGGCTACTTCCTCTGTTGATCATGGAGAGGCGCCGGTAGAAGAGCGAGAGGGCGCTGCAGAGGATCCTGTCGAGACAAACCCGTCCGAGGGGGTGCCTGAGGATCGTCCTAGAAAGAAGAAGAGATCCATCGAAGCGGAGCCGCATCCTTCTGATGTGGAGGCGGCTCTAGTCGAAGTCGTCACGAGAGACGGATTTTGTCCTGAAACCCCTCCAGAGAAGAGAAAGGTCTCAACGCAAGGGAGTGATCCTGTTACGAGCGAGAGGTCTGCTCCTGATCCGTCTGCGAGAAAAGGATCTCGTTCTGAAGGTTCTATCGTGAAGAGGGGGAGGATCAAGTACCTTGATCGCGTCGAGTTTTCCTACGATGAGACAACTCCCCTAATCCTTAATCCTCTTAGGTACGCTGAGCTGAAGTGCGCGGAGCTGACGCGTCAAATTCGCGGCGGGACAAAGGAGATGCCGCAGTTGGAAGACCTTTACTTCAAGAGCGAGTACATCGATGCTGCTTCCTCTAGAGCACGG AGTGACGGGAGCATGAACTTCCTCGTTGAGAAATACGACAGTGCTCTGAAGCAGACGATGATCCAGTTGGGGTCTTCGGAGAAGCTTGCCCATGCGAGGTTGAAGGCCATCGAGAGA TTCGAAGAGCTGGAGGGTAAGCTCAAATCTGCCGGAGCGGCAAGGAAAGAGCTTACCCGAGAGAACACTCGTCTGGAGCAAGCGACCGCGAACCTGGAGAAGGAGAAGGCCGAGCTACTCAAAGAGAGGGACACTGCAGTAGAGAAGTTGATCAGAGAAAGACAGCGCTTGAAGGACTCTCGGAGTTTGGAGGTTACTCGTGAGAGAGAAAGAGTCAAAGCCGCCATGATTGACAAGGCCAATCACTGCTTTGTTCGCGTGCGCGACCACTTTACTCGCTTGGAGGCCCTTGGGAAAGCGAAGAACCTGTACAGTCAGGCTTCGGGAACGAAGAAGTGCCTCGAGATGATAAGGGCAAGTGGGACGGAGATCCCGCAAGAGATGATCGACGTCTTCGCTGAGCAGGGGAAAATCTACGAGACGGAGGCTACAAAACTTTGTGTTGGTCCGCTATCTGATAGCGACCTCACTCTTTCTCCGCTGGGACTCCCTTCCCGCTTCGTCGAGGACAGGTTTAGAGGGTCGTTTGATCCTTATGGGTCGAACGTAAATTTGATCAGACCGGAGACGGCTTCTCAG GTTCCGGAAGGAGGTGACCTTGGAGAGCGTCCAGAGAACGAGCACCTGGAGGAGGTCCCCGGAAAGGACAACCTTGAGATAGGCAACACTCCGGTTCGAGAGGAAGAGACCGAGAACGTGGGCATCGAGGATCCTGTCCTCGTCTCGGATTCTTCTTCTGAAGGACGAGAAGACGGAGAAGAGGAAGACGAAAGAGTCAAGGAGACGTCGCCGTCGCAGCCTGTCGAGGAAGACCCGACTGCTGCCGCTGCTACAGACCCAGTCGGTCCTTCTGCTCTTGGGATGCCAGAGGAG ATAGGGACACAACCCGCTAAGGGACTTTGTCCAGCTCTTTCGTGTTTCGATTGA